A region of Paraburkholderia largidicola DNA encodes the following proteins:
- a CDS encoding J domain-containing protein, producing the protein MATLYAKLGVSQDATPEEIKRAYRKAAMKWHPDRNAGQEEVARAAFQEIKDAYAILSDDNQRKVYDAVYAQEMRQYEALERRQREVEAARARKAKAEAEAKYTQMVGVAMRYADEGHNRDVLFGVLLGRDCDADVAQRIADSVWALQQSRRAAQAGESAHPAEADAADPVATAASSREPVAEDAPSQSQPAATKQDKPAQEPRSAGLFDSLWQGFFGVRS; encoded by the coding sequence ATGGCAACCCTTTACGCGAAGCTTGGCGTGTCTCAAGACGCCACCCCGGAAGAGATCAAACGGGCGTACCGGAAGGCCGCGATGAAGTGGCATCCGGACCGCAACGCCGGACAGGAAGAGGTCGCACGCGCGGCCTTCCAGGAGATCAAGGACGCGTACGCGATCCTCTCCGACGACAATCAGCGCAAGGTCTACGACGCTGTCTACGCGCAGGAGATGCGCCAGTACGAGGCGCTCGAAAGGCGTCAACGCGAAGTCGAGGCGGCGCGGGCGCGCAAGGCCAAGGCCGAAGCCGAGGCAAAGTACACGCAGATGGTCGGCGTGGCAATGCGCTATGCCGACGAAGGCCATAACCGCGACGTACTGTTCGGCGTGCTGCTCGGACGCGATTGCGATGCGGACGTGGCGCAGCGCATCGCCGATAGCGTGTGGGCTTTGCAGCAGTCGCGGCGCGCGGCACAGGCAGGTGAATCCGCCCATCCGGCTGAGGCCGATGCTGCAGACCCTGTCGCCACGGCTGCGTCATCACGCGAACCTGTTGCAGAAGACGCGCCTTCGCAATCTCAGCCCGCAGCTACGAAACAGGACAAGCCTGCGCAGGAACCGCGCAGTGCGGGTCTGTTCGATTCGCTGTGGCAGGGCTTTTTCGGCGTACGCTCATAG